GGAATTTCACCCCAAATTAGACGAAATTATCAAGAAAAAACATTCAAAGACTGTTGAAAAGCTTGCTGGATTACAAAGTGTGGCAAAAACACTTAATATTGTCTTGTCAATTTCATCCGTTTTAACTACGATTGCTATTATTGTTCATCTCATTTACCATAAAAATTTTACTGGCGTCATTTTAGTAGCTATTCCCGGAATAATTGCAATTGCTTCTACTTCTTACTTACGAGTCAAAAAAAAGCAAATTAGGTCAATCACCGATGAAATTTCAAAAGACCTCGTAGATAGTTTTAAGCCAGAAGTTGCTTACAAAGCTGCCTTTTCAATTTTAGATAAAGGAATGGATTATTTAGGTTTTAATGACCAAATTAACAACAACATTCTAATTTCAAGAAATGAAATTAGCAATCTTACTCCTGTTCAAATCATTGGCTCATCAAAGGCTTGAATTAGTGAAATTAGACCTCTGAAAGAATTATTAATTGATGAAAAATTCCATGTTAGTTTTACAAATGTCCACTGACAATGA
This sequence is a window from Mesomycoplasma ovipneumoniae. Protein-coding genes within it:
- a CDS encoding DUF3137 domain-containing protein; the encoded protein is MKIISDYFKFEDYKNKAKEEFHPKLDEIIKKKHSKTVEKLAGLQSVAKTLNIVLSISSVLTTIAIIVHLIYHKNFTGVILVAIPGIIAIASTSYLRVKKKQIRSITDEISKDLVDSFKPEVAYKAAFSILDKGMDYLGFNDQINNNILISRNEISNLTPVQIIGSSKAWISEIRPLKELLIDEKFHVSFTNVHWQWEEKRNKETVTKESFTGILKIDTSILGEKAFDFKLLKPRGWFSQKDKIKLENEEFNQIFNPESNDRLKIRKMYTPLAMELSLKRYFDRDGVKVLDVTIESSGNAIYFTYKCDWNFMYVDFPTYIKTPDDFINHIFNDFLLDTYSLYYLLSLIYATLYLE